A stretch of the Notamacropus eugenii isolate mMacEug1 chromosome 2, mMacEug1.pri_v2, whole genome shotgun sequence genome encodes the following:
- the IVNS1ABP gene encoding influenza virus NS1A-binding protein, giving the protein MIPNGYLMFEDENFIESSVAKLNALRKSGQFCDVRLQVCGHEMLAHRAVLACCSPYLFEIFNSDSDPHGVSHVKFDDLNPEAVEVLLNYAYTAQLKADKELVKDVYSAAKKLKMDRVKQVCGDYLLSRMDVSSCISYRNFASCMGDSRLLNKVDVYIQEHLLQISEEEEFLKLPRLKLEVMLEDNVCLPSNGKLYTKVINWVQRSIWENGDSLEELMEEVQTLYYSADHKLLDGNLLDGQAEVFGSDDDHIQFVQKKPPRENGHKQINSSSTGCISSPNTTVQSPKHEWKIVASEKTSNNTYLCLAVLDGVFCVIFLHGRSSPQSSPTSTPRLIKSLSFELQPDGPVEKPMSPMQYARSGLGTAELNGKLIAAGGYNREECLRTVECYDPHTDRWSFLAPMRTPRARFQMAVLMGQLYVVGGSNGHSDDLSCGEMYDPNIDDWTQVPELRTNRCNAGVCALNGKLYILGGSDPYGQKGLKNCDVFDPVTKSWTSCAPLNIRRHQSAVCELSGYLYIIGGAESWNCLNTVERYNPENNTWTLIAPMNVARRGAGVAVHNGKLFVGGGFDGSHAVSCVEMYDPARNEWKMMGNMTSPRSNAGIVAVGKTIYAVGGFDGNEFLNTVEVYNPESNEWSPYTRIFQF; this is encoded by the exons ATGATTCCCAATGGATATTTAATGTTTGAAGATGAAAATTTCATTGAGTCGTCAGTTGCCAAATTAAATGCTTTACGAAAAAGTGGCCAGTTCTGCGATGTTCGACTTCAg GTCTGTGGACATGAGATGTTGGCACACAGAGCAGTGTTGGCTTGCTGCAGTCCCTACTTATTTGAAATCTTCAATAGTGACAGCGATCCTCATGGAGTTTCTCATGTTAAATTTGACGATCTCAATCCAGAAGCAGTTGAAGTCTTGTTGAATTATGCCTACACTGCTCA attgaAAGCTGATAAGGAATTAGTAAAAGATGTTTATTCTGCAGCTAAGAAGCTAAAGATGGACAGAGTAAAGCAG gtTTGTGGTGACTATTTGCTATCCAGGATGGATGTTTCAAGCTGTATCTCTTACCGGAATTTTGCAAGTTGCATGGGAGACTCACGTTTGTTGAATAAGGTTGATGTTTACATCCAGGAGCATCTGTTACAAATTTCAGAAGAAGAGGAATTTCTTAAACTTCCACGActaaaa TTGGAGGTCATGCTTGAAGACAATGTCTGCCTGCCTAGCAATGGCAAATTGTATACAAAGGTAATCAACTGGGTGCAGCGTAGCATCTGGGAGAATGGAGACAGTCTGGAAGAGCTGATGGAAGAG GTTCAAACGTTGTACTACTCAGCTGATCACAAGCTGCTTGATGGGAATCTACTAGATGGACAGGCTGAGGTGTTTGGCAGTGATGATGACCACATTCAGTTTGTGCAG AAAAAGCCACCACGTGAGAATGGCCACAAGCAGATAAATAGCAGTTCCACTGGATGTATCTCTTCTCCAAATACTACAGTACAAAGCCCTAAGCATGAATGGAAAATCGTTGCTTCAGAAAAGACTTCAA ATAATACCTACTTGTGTCTTGCTGTGCTGGATGGTGTATTCTGTGTAATTTTTCTTCATGGACGCAGTAGTCCACAGAGTTCACCAACAAGTACTCCACGACTGATTAAAAGTTTAAGTTTTGAATTACAACCAGATGGCCCGGTAGAAAAGCCTATGTCTCCCATGCAGTATGCTCGATCTGGTCTAGGAACAGCTGAACTGAATGGCAAACTGATAGCTGCAG GTGGCTACAACAGAGAGGAATGTCTTCGCACAGTTGAATGCTATGATCCACATACAGATCGTTGGTCGTTCCTGGCTCCCATGAGAACACCAAGAGCCCGGTTTCAAATGGCAGTATTAATG GGCCAGCTCTATGTGGTAGGGGGTTCAAATGGCCACTCTGATGACCTGAGTTGTGGAGAGATGTATGATCCAAACATAGATGATTGGACTCAAGTTCCTGAATTGAGAACCAACCGTTGTAATGCAG GGGTCTGTGCTTTGAATGGGAAACTATACATCCTTGGTGGCTCTGATCCATATGGTCAGAAAGGACTGAAAAATTGTGACGTGTTTGATCCTGTAACAAAGTCATGGACCAGCTGTGCTCCCCTTAACATTC GTAGACACCAATCAGCAGTATGTGAACTTAGTGGTTATTTATACATAATTGGAGGAGCTGAGTCTTGGAATTGCTTAAACACAGTAGAACGCTACAATCCAGAAAATAATACCTGGACACTGATTGCACCTATGAATGTGGCTAGACGTGGAGCTGGAGTAGCTGTTCATAATG GAAAGCTATTTGTTGGTGGAGGCTTTGATGGTTCTCATGCGGTCAGTTGTGTAGAGATGTATGATCCAGCTAGAAATGAATGGAAGATGATGGGAAACATGACTTCACCAAGGAGCAACGCTGGCATTGTTGCTGTGGGGAAGACCATTTATGCAGTGGGAGGATTTGATGGCAATGAATTCCTGAATACTGTGGAAGTCTATAACCCTGAGTCAAATGAATGGAGCCCCTATACAAGGATTTTCCAGTTTTAA